One window from the genome of Lynx canadensis isolate LIC74 chromosome E3, mLynCan4.pri.v2, whole genome shotgun sequence encodes:
- the LOC115504253 gene encoding zymogen granule membrane protein 16 — translation MLTITLLALVCASASANAIQARSSSYNGEYGGGGGERFSHSGYQLEGPITAIRIRVNRYYIVGLQVRYGKVWSDYVGGTQGDLEEIFLHPGESVIQVSGKYKYYLRKLVFVTDKGRYLPFGKDTGTSFNAVPLYPNTVLRFISGRSGALINAIGLHWDVYPSDCGSC, via the exons aTGTTGACCATTACTCTTCTTGCCCTTGTCTGCGCATCAGCCTCGGCCAATGCCA TTCAGGCTAGGTCCTCCTCCTACAATGGAGAGTATGGAGGTGGTGGAGGTGAGCGATTCTCCCATTCTGGTTACCAGCTGGAGGGTCCCATCACTGCCATCCGTATCCGGGTCAACAGATACTACATCGTAGG cctccagGTGCGCTATGGCAAGGTGTGGAGCGACTATGTGGGTGGCACCCAGGGAGACCTGGAGGAGATTTTCCTGCACCCCGGGGAGTCAGTGATCCAGGTGTCTGGCAAGTACAAGTACTACCTGAGGAAGCTCGTCTTCGTGACTGACAAGGGCCGGTACCTGCCTTTTGGGAAAGACACAGGCACGAGTTTCAATGCTGTCCCCTTGTACCCCAACACCGTGCTACGCTTCATCAGCGGCCGATCTGGTGCCCTCATCAATGCCATCGGCCTGCACTGGGACGTCTATCCCAGTGACTGTGGCAGTTGCTGA